A part of Microbulbifer sp. MI-G genomic DNA contains:
- the clpS gene encoding ATP-dependent Clp protease adapter ClpS, giving the protein MSITQIIKLNASEGGGDLEDRGFSDGGLALEEAPPKLKRPPMYKVVMLNDDYTPMDFVVETLERFFGVNRERATQLMLQVHTRGKAVCGVYTRDIAETKAAQVNQFAQENEHPLLCEIEADESKDQ; this is encoded by the coding sequence ATGAGTATTACGCAAATCATTAAACTAAATGCCAGTGAAGGGGGGGGAGACCTCGAGGATCGCGGGTTCTCAGACGGTGGGCTCGCCCTGGAAGAGGCGCCACCAAAGTTAAAGCGGCCCCCGATGTACAAGGTGGTGATGCTCAATGATGACTATACCCCCATGGACTTTGTGGTTGAGACTCTGGAGCGGTTTTTTGGTGTCAATCGGGAGCGTGCCACGCAGTTGATGCTGCAGGTACACACGCGGGGAAAAGCAGTGTGCGGTGTCTATACTCGGGATATAGCGGAGACAAAGGCCGCCCAGGTCAATCAATTCGCCCAGGAGAATGAACATCCATTGCTGTGCGAGATTGAGGCGGATGAAAGTAAAGACCAGTGA
- the clpA gene encoding ATP-dependent Clp protease ATP-binding subunit ClpA: MLSKDLEVTLNLAFKGARAKRHEFMTVEHLLLALLDNESAADVLHACGADLSALRRELLEFVDSTTPLIPEADTDRETQPTLGFQRVLQRAVFHVQSSGKKEVTGANVLVAIFCEQESQAVYYLKQQSVARIDVVNYITHGISRVGSSGNNHHHSPDAAPEQVDEEIGGGTEAGGADPLGSYATNLNQEAILGRIDPLVGRGPEVERVTQVLARRRKNNPLLVGESGVGKTAIAEGLARRIVDEDIPEPLKESTIYSLDLGSLLAGTKYRGDFEKRFKALLAELRKREHAVLFIDEIHTIIGAGAASGGVMDASNLLKPLLSSGHLRCIGSTTFTEYRGIFEKDRALSRRFQKIDVSEPTVEETVQILQGLRSCFEDHHKVRFTEAALEAAAQLSSRHITERFLPDKAIDVIDEAGAYQSLLPLEERTEIIGVGEIESVIAKMARIPAKSVSASDKEQLSKLDDNLKMVVFGQDRAIEALSTAIKLSRAGLGAEEKPIGSFLFSGPTGVGKTELCRQLAKVMGIELIRFDMSEYMERHTVSRLIGAPPGYVGFDQGGLLTDAVTKHPHSVVLLDEIEKAHPEVFNLLLQVMDHGTLTDNNGRKADFRNVILIMTTNAGAELMSRRSIGFSSQDHSTDGMEEIKKIFTPEFRNRLDSVIQFAALPLDVVKTVVDKLIVELQTQLDDSRVTLVVDDEAREWLAVHGYDEKMGARPMSRLIRDKLRKPLAEAVLFGELAEEGGRVRVTIENDELAIKTAVPA; encoded by the coding sequence ATGCTCAGCAAGGACTTAGAGGTAACGCTTAATCTGGCGTTCAAGGGTGCGCGCGCAAAACGGCACGAATTCATGACCGTAGAGCACCTGTTGCTGGCACTTTTGGACAATGAATCGGCAGCCGATGTATTGCATGCCTGCGGAGCCGATCTCAGTGCGCTGCGGCGTGAACTGCTGGAGTTTGTGGATTCCACCACCCCACTGATTCCCGAGGCCGATACCGACCGCGAAACCCAGCCGACACTCGGGTTCCAGAGAGTCCTGCAGCGGGCCGTTTTCCACGTCCAATCCTCCGGCAAAAAAGAAGTGACCGGGGCCAATGTCCTGGTGGCGATCTTTTGCGAGCAGGAAAGCCAGGCTGTTTACTATCTGAAGCAGCAGAGTGTTGCGCGCATCGATGTGGTCAATTACATCACTCACGGAATTTCTCGTGTCGGTTCCAGTGGCAACAATCACCACCACAGCCCCGATGCTGCCCCAGAGCAGGTCGACGAAGAGATTGGCGGTGGTACCGAAGCCGGTGGTGCGGACCCTCTGGGAAGCTACGCCACCAACTTGAACCAGGAGGCTATTCTAGGCCGTATCGACCCCCTGGTGGGGCGCGGCCCGGAGGTGGAGCGGGTTACCCAGGTGCTGGCACGCCGGCGTAAAAACAATCCATTGCTGGTTGGCGAGTCCGGCGTCGGTAAAACGGCTATCGCCGAAGGACTTGCACGGCGCATTGTGGATGAGGATATTCCCGAGCCCCTCAAAGAGAGTACCATCTACTCACTGGATCTCGGTTCTTTGCTGGCCGGTACCAAGTACCGTGGGGATTTCGAGAAGCGCTTCAAGGCACTGTTGGCCGAACTGAGGAAGCGTGAGCACGCGGTGCTGTTTATCGATGAGATCCATACCATTATCGGTGCCGGAGCAGCCTCTGGTGGCGTAATGGACGCCTCCAACCTGCTTAAACCGCTGCTCTCCAGTGGCCATCTGCGCTGTATCGGCTCCACCACATTCACGGAGTATCGCGGTATCTTCGAAAAAGATCGCGCCTTGTCCCGTCGCTTCCAGAAGATTGATGTGAGCGAGCCAACCGTGGAGGAGACGGTGCAGATTCTGCAGGGGCTTAGGAGCTGCTTCGAGGATCACCACAAGGTGCGTTTTACCGAGGCGGCTCTGGAAGCGGCGGCGCAGCTTTCCAGCCGCCATATCACCGAGCGTTTTCTTCCGGATAAGGCCATCGATGTCATCGATGAGGCCGGCGCCTACCAATCGCTATTGCCCCTTGAGGAGCGTACAGAGATCATTGGCGTGGGGGAAATTGAGTCGGTGATCGCAAAAATGGCCCGTATCCCGGCCAAGAGTGTTTCTGCGTCGGATAAAGAGCAGCTGTCCAAACTCGACGATAACCTCAAGATGGTGGTTTTTGGCCAGGATCGGGCTATCGAGGCACTCAGTACCGCAATCAAGCTCAGTCGTGCGGGTTTGGGTGCCGAAGAGAAACCGATAGGCTCCTTCCTGTTTTCCGGCCCCACCGGTGTCGGCAAGACCGAGTTGTGTCGGCAGTTGGCGAAGGTGATGGGCATTGAACTGATTCGCTTTGATATGTCGGAGTATATGGAGCGGCACACGGTTTCCCGCCTGATCGGGGCGCCGCCGGGCTATGTGGGATTTGACCAGGGCGGCCTGCTGACCGACGCTGTTACCAAGCATCCCCACAGCGTGGTTTTGCTGGATGAAATTGAAAAAGCCCACCCCGAGGTGTTTAATCTACTTCTGCAGGTGATGGATCACGGCACCCTCACGGATAACAACGGGCGCAAGGCCGACTTCCGCAATGTGATCCTGATTATGACCACGAACGCCGGCGCCGAGTTGATGAGCCGCCGCTCAATTGGTTTCTCCAGTCAGGATCATTCCACGGATGGTATGGAGGAGATCAAAAAGATATTCACCCCAGAGTTCCGCAACCGCCTGGACAGCGTTATCCAGTTTGCTGCCCTGCCACTGGATGTAGTGAAAACGGTGGTAGACAAGTTGATTGTCGAACTACAGACGCAACTGGATGATTCACGGGTGACCCTGGTTGTGGATGATGAGGCTCGCGAGTGGCTGGCCGTGCACGGTTACGATGAAAAAATGGGGGCCCGCCCCATGTCCCGCCTGATTCGCGACAAGTTGCGTAAACCCCTGGCCGAAGCCGTTCTGTTCGGTGAGTTGGCGGAAGAGGGAGGGCGTGTGAGAGTGACGATAGAAAATGATGAGTTGGCAATAAAAACCGCCGTGCCAGCCTGA
- the trxB gene encoding thioredoxin-disulfide reductase: MSSNHHRLIILGSGPAGYTAAIYAARANLKPVVITGMQQGGQLTTTTEVENWPGGAADLQGPDLMVQMQAHAERFDTQVIFDHIESVDLKQRPFTLQGNRTYTCDALIIATGASAQYLGLPSEAAYQGRGVSACATCDGFFYRDQKVAVVGGGNTAVEEALYLSNIASEVTLIHRRDQLRAEKILQDRLMEKVQNGNITVCWQHTLEAVLGDDNGVTGLRLRSTQDNSTRELVVSGVFIAIGHKPNTDMFEGQLEMHGGYIIVRNGLEGNATQTSVAGVFAAGDVSDHIYRQAVTSAGTGCMAALDAERFLDAQ, translated from the coding sequence ATGAGTAGCAACCACCATCGACTGATCATTCTCGGCTCGGGCCCCGCCGGGTACACCGCTGCGATCTACGCAGCCCGTGCAAATCTAAAACCTGTAGTTATCACCGGTATGCAACAGGGTGGACAATTGACCACGACTACAGAGGTGGAAAACTGGCCGGGTGGTGCTGCGGACTTGCAGGGACCCGACCTGATGGTCCAGATGCAGGCGCACGCGGAGCGCTTCGACACCCAGGTTATTTTTGATCACATCGAATCAGTAGATTTGAAGCAACGGCCATTTACACTGCAGGGCAACAGGACTTATACCTGCGATGCACTGATTATTGCCACCGGTGCCTCTGCCCAGTATTTGGGGCTGCCATCGGAAGCGGCCTATCAAGGCCGCGGCGTCAGCGCCTGCGCGACCTGCGATGGTTTCTTTTACCGCGATCAGAAAGTAGCCGTGGTTGGTGGCGGTAATACCGCTGTAGAAGAAGCGCTTTACCTGTCCAATATCGCCAGCGAAGTAACCCTCATCCACCGCCGCGATCAGCTTCGGGCAGAGAAAATTCTGCAGGATCGCCTGATGGAAAAAGTGCAAAACGGCAATATTACTGTCTGCTGGCAGCACACGCTGGAAGCAGTTCTGGGCGATGATAATGGCGTTACCGGCCTGCGTCTGCGCAGCACACAGGACAACTCCACCAGGGAACTGGTTGTCTCCGGCGTCTTTATCGCCATCGGTCATAAGCCAAATACCGACATGTTTGAGGGGCAGCTGGAGATGCATGGTGGCTATATCATTGTCCGCAATGGCCTTGAGGGGAATGCCACCCAGACTTCTGTCGCAGGCGTTTTTGCCGCAGGCGATGTGTCCGATCATATCTACCGCCAGGCGGTGACCTCTGCCGGTACTGGCTGTATGGCGGCGCTGGATGCCGAGCGCTTCCTGGACGCGCAATAG
- the aat gene encoding leucyl/phenylalanyl-tRNA--protein transferase: MVGSRTQHLVWLDDQHIAFPSTAAALTDPNGLLAAGGDLTPEWLLAAYRRGIFPWYSDGQPILWWSPSPRCVVFPQAFRVGRSLQKVLRRKTFRVTFDRAFESVIDGCRIQRASGEGTWITDRLRRAFIHMHHLGLSHSVEVWRNGDLVGGLYGIALGRVFFGESMFHREKDASKVAFVHLVRQLELWGCPLIDCQVGSPHLTSLGAVEIYRRDFEHLLKSGLKQPAFAKPWKLSWTYG, encoded by the coding sequence ATGGTAGGGAGTCGTACCCAACACTTGGTGTGGCTCGACGATCAGCATATCGCCTTCCCGTCCACAGCAGCAGCACTGACGGATCCCAACGGGTTGCTGGCTGCGGGGGGGGACCTGACCCCCGAGTGGCTGCTGGCTGCCTACCGGCGGGGGATTTTTCCCTGGTACTCAGACGGCCAACCCATCCTCTGGTGGAGCCCCTCCCCCCGTTGCGTGGTTTTTCCGCAGGCATTCCGTGTGGGCCGCAGCCTGCAAAAAGTGTTGCGCCGCAAAACCTTCAGGGTCACATTTGACCGAGCATTCGAATCTGTTATCGATGGCTGCCGCATTCAGAGGGCCAGCGGGGAGGGTACCTGGATTACCGACAGGCTGCGCCGGGCATTTATCCACATGCACCATCTCGGTCTCAGCCACTCTGTGGAGGTATGGCGCAATGGTGATCTTGTTGGAGGACTCTATGGTATCGCTCTGGGCCGTGTATTTTTCGGGGAGTCGATGTTTCACCGTGAGAAAGACGCCTCCAAAGTCGCTTTTGTTCACCTGGTTCGGCAATTAGAATTGTGGGGCTGCCCGTTGATCGACTGCCAGGTGGGCAGTCCTCACCTGACCAGCTTGGGGGCAGTGGAGATCTATCGCAGGGATTTCGAACACTTGTTGAAAAGCGGGCTGAAACAACCCGCCTTTGCAAAGCCCTGGAAGCTTTCGTGGACTTATGGGTAA
- a CDS encoding arginyltransferase → MGKYSQLDSVRLLATLPHPCGYLPDREANTVFVDPQTEVDQRLYNYLSELGFRRSGAYLYRPQCATCKACIPARVPVNLFVPSRNQRRCWKRNRDLDIFHIESIDTDEHYALYARYIEQRHADGEMYPPGREQYRNFLCQAWGATRYFELRARGKLVAVTVTDLLTAGLSAIYTFFDPEEDKRSLGSYCILYQIEWARRLGLSNLYLGYWIEQCHKMAYKSQFQPIEMLVENRWRLKPR, encoded by the coding sequence ATGGGTAAATACTCTCAGTTGGATTCAGTCCGCCTCTTGGCCACTCTGCCCCACCCCTGTGGCTACCTGCCGGACCGGGAAGCCAATACGGTATTTGTAGACCCGCAGACCGAGGTGGATCAACGTCTATACAACTACCTTTCGGAGCTGGGATTCCGCCGCAGCGGCGCCTACTTGTACCGCCCCCAGTGCGCCACCTGCAAGGCTTGCATCCCGGCGCGGGTACCGGTGAATCTGTTTGTCCCCAGCCGCAATCAGCGCCGCTGCTGGAAGCGCAACCGGGACCTGGATATCTTCCATATTGAATCCATCGACACCGATGAGCACTACGCGCTCTACGCACGCTATATTGAACAGCGCCACGCCGACGGTGAGATGTACCCCCCCGGTCGCGAGCAATATCGCAATTTCCTGTGCCAGGCCTGGGGCGCCACGCGCTATTTCGAATTGCGCGCTCGGGGCAAACTGGTCGCTGTGACTGTGACCGATCTGCTCACCGCGGGCCTGTCCGCCATCTATACTTTCTTCGACCCGGAGGAGGACAAGCGAAGCCTGGGCAGTTACTGTATTCTCTACCAGATTGAGTGGGCAAGACGACTCGGCCTTTCCAACCTTTATTTAGGCTATTGGATTGAGCAGTGCCATAAAATGGCCTACAAAAGCCAGTTCCAGCCGATAGAAATGCTCGTGGAGAACCGCTGGAGACTGAAACCCCGCTAG
- a CDS encoding biotin carboxylase N-terminal domain-containing protein, translating into MSAPATLLIANRGEIALRILRTARAEGYRTVAVFSDADRHAPHANSADLAVALGGRTSAESYLDIDKILSAARTTGATAIHPGYGFLAENADFARACTENGLQFIGPSADVIELMGNKRRAKAFVSDAGVPCIPGFQGAQDDRTLMAEADRIGFPLMIKAAAGGGGRGMRLAHSSDELAALLHAARSESQSAFGSGELILEKALVGARHIEIQVFADRHGNCIHLGERDCSVQRRHQKVVEESPSPGVEADLRRAMGEAAVAAARACAYEGAGTVEFLLCPDGEFYFLEMNTRLQVEHPVTEMVTGFDLVAWQLAVARSEALPVTQQQVSQCGHAIEVRLYAEDPGQQFLPQAGPILYWREPSGEGVRLDHAVREGVEITPFYDPMLGKLIAWGRDRETARRKLQQALAQLQLIGPKNNIRFLYRLLAEPEFVSGKADTGFLDTITHLTVPEAISSDWVALAAVLNHQRYLKPQDRRGGRTNWRSGDSSAHLHYWLSSEGRDFECTLLPLGPHRYRVSVADQTHEIAVQPQALDNTAIAIITLDGVTQSTLFLQQGCSLYLLRAGRQLQFEDRSQKPLQASLGQGSGQITAPMDGSLLEVLVELNQAVRCGDILAVMEAMKMEHPLRADRDGTVIKLGACAGDQVRGGQLLVQIEAAPSGTPRRRQ; encoded by the coding sequence ATGTCCGCACCAGCCACACTCCTGATCGCCAACCGCGGGGAAATTGCCCTGCGCATCCTGCGCACGGCCCGAGCGGAGGGTTATCGTACCGTTGCCGTGTTCAGCGATGCGGATCGCCACGCACCCCATGCCAATAGCGCCGACCTGGCCGTTGCCCTCGGCGGCCGGACTTCCGCAGAATCCTATCTGGATATTGACAAAATCCTCTCTGCCGCAAGAACAACCGGGGCCACCGCCATTCATCCCGGCTATGGATTCCTGGCCGAAAATGCCGATTTTGCCCGTGCCTGTACAGAGAACGGCCTGCAGTTTATCGGCCCAAGCGCTGATGTTATTGAACTGATGGGCAACAAACGGCGCGCCAAAGCGTTTGTCTCAGATGCCGGTGTGCCCTGTATTCCCGGCTTTCAGGGGGCCCAGGACGACCGCACCCTGATGGCTGAGGCGGACCGGATTGGCTTCCCCCTGATGATCAAGGCCGCCGCTGGCGGCGGCGGCCGCGGCATGCGTCTCGCCCACAGCAGCGACGAACTGGCAGCACTGCTGCACGCTGCGCGCAGTGAATCCCAGAGCGCCTTTGGCAGCGGTGAACTGATTCTGGAAAAGGCCCTGGTCGGCGCCCGCCATATCGAAATCCAGGTGTTTGCCGACCGGCACGGCAACTGCATCCACCTGGGCGAGCGCGACTGCTCTGTACAGCGACGCCACCAGAAAGTGGTCGAGGAATCCCCCTCCCCGGGAGTGGAAGCAGACCTGCGCAGAGCCATGGGTGAAGCCGCAGTAGCCGCGGCACGCGCCTGCGCCTATGAGGGCGCCGGTACGGTGGAGTTCCTGCTCTGCCCCGACGGCGAATTCTATTTCCTGGAAATGAACACCCGCTTGCAGGTGGAGCACCCGGTAACAGAAATGGTAACCGGATTCGATCTGGTGGCCTGGCAACTGGCTGTAGCCCGTAGCGAAGCGCTGCCGGTTACCCAGCAGCAGGTCAGCCAGTGCGGCCACGCCATTGAAGTGCGCCTCTATGCGGAAGATCCCGGACAGCAATTTCTGCCCCAGGCGGGGCCTATCCTCTACTGGCGTGAACCCAGTGGGGAAGGAGTACGCCTTGATCACGCTGTGCGGGAGGGCGTTGAAATCACCCCCTTCTACGATCCCATGCTGGGCAAGCTGATCGCTTGGGGAAGGGACCGAGAAACCGCCCGGAGAAAACTGCAACAAGCACTGGCACAGCTGCAGCTGATTGGCCCAAAAAACAATATTCGCTTTTTGTACCGACTACTGGCAGAGCCTGAATTTGTGTCCGGCAAGGCCGATACCGGCTTTCTGGATACCATCACCCACCTCACTGTACCCGAGGCAATATCCAGCGATTGGGTGGCACTAGCGGCGGTACTCAATCATCAGCGTTATCTGAAACCGCAGGATAGACGCGGGGGGCGCACTAACTGGCGCAGTGGCGACAGCAGTGCCCACCTGCACTACTGGCTCAGCAGCGAAGGGCGAGACTTTGAGTGCACGCTGCTGCCACTGGGGCCACACCGCTACCGCGTGAGCGTGGCGGATCAGACCCATGAAATTGCCGTGCAGCCACAGGCGCTCGACAATACCGCGATCGCCATCATAACGCTCGACGGTGTCACCCAGAGCACTCTTTTCCTGCAACAGGGCTGTAGCCTCTACCTGTTGCGGGCGGGTCGCCAGCTGCAGTTCGAAGACCGGAGCCAGAAGCCATTACAGGCAAGCCTCGGCCAGGGCAGTGGCCAAATTACCGCCCCGATGGACGGCTCCCTGCTGGAGGTGCTGGTAGAGCTGAATCAGGCCGTGCGCTGCGGCGATATCCTCGCCGTGATGGAAGCCATGAAGATGGAACACCCCCTGCGCGCGGATCGCGATGGCACCGTTATCAAACTGGGAGCCTGCGCCGGCGATCAGGTGCGCGGCGGTCAGCTTCTGGTACAGATAGAGGCCGCCCCCAGCGGAACGCCCAGACGCCGTCAATGA
- a CDS encoding enoyl-CoA hydratase/isomerase family protein: MQTIIDETVGIARHLTLNRPRQRNAISLPMVDELLQKLTEAEAASQTRVLVLRGAEHNFCAGGDIGDMLTAQQNASDGDTDAFYHLNRRFGELLERVNSSSLVVIAVLEGAVMGGGFGLACSADIAIADHSCRFALPETRLGLPPAQIAPFVVARVGLSQARRLALGGTTLKAREALDIGLIHQLLDSSTTLEAALQGHLDNINACAPGALATTKYLLLQAAQIADKYALSHLLDDAAKHFSNAIQGSEGREGARAFMEKRAPEWQH, from the coding sequence ATGCAAACCATCATTGATGAAACTGTGGGCATTGCCCGGCACCTCACCCTCAACCGCCCCCGACAACGCAACGCCATCAGCCTGCCAATGGTGGACGAGCTGCTACAGAAGCTGACAGAGGCGGAGGCCGCTTCGCAGACCCGGGTACTGGTACTGCGCGGTGCCGAACACAACTTCTGTGCAGGTGGGGATATTGGCGATATGCTCACTGCCCAACAAAACGCCAGCGACGGCGATACGGATGCCTTTTATCACCTGAACCGCCGCTTCGGCGAACTGCTGGAAAGAGTCAACAGCTCCTCGCTGGTAGTGATTGCCGTACTCGAAGGCGCTGTGATGGGTGGCGGTTTTGGGCTGGCCTGCAGTGCCGACATCGCCATTGCCGATCACAGCTGCCGCTTCGCGTTACCGGAAACCCGACTGGGCCTGCCACCGGCACAGATTGCACCGTTTGTGGTTGCCCGCGTGGGCCTGTCCCAGGCGAGGCGGCTGGCATTGGGTGGCACCACGCTGAAAGCACGGGAGGCACTGGATATCGGCCTGATTCACCAGCTGCTGGACAGCTCCACGACGTTGGAGGCCGCACTGCAGGGACACCTGGACAATATCAATGCCTGCGCGCCAGGAGCCCTGGCTACCACCAAATATCTGCTTTTACAGGCCGCACAGATTGCCGACAAATATGCCCTGAGCCACCTCCTCGATGACGCTGCGAAACATTTTTCCAATGCCATTCAGGGTAGCGAAGGTCGTGAAGGCGCCCGTGCCTTTATGGAAAAACGCGCACCGGAGTGGCAACACTGA
- a CDS encoding acyl-CoA dehydrogenase family protein: MYDIDATRMASPFYGESHRQWRNQLRRFVEREIQPHITCWDEQGLLPETLWEKAAEVGLLQMGYPECYGGTETDAFHMIVAAEELARTGAGGLYASLMVHGIALPPLLHYGSDALKDAVIPAVLRGERQISLAVTEPGAGSDVANLQCRAVRDGDSYIVNGEKTYITGGMRAHWFTTAVRTGGEGFDGISLLLIPANAQGVSRQLLDKKQGWWCSDTASIFFDQVRVPADNRIGVENHGFLPIVHNFNHERLGIAASCVEYSRVCLQDAIEWAQARETFGKCLASHQVIRHKFAQMLQRINATQAYLDLCAWAEQQQQLKVAEVALLKVQATETLEYCAREAMQVLGGAGYMRGGRVERIYREVRVNAIGGGSEEIMRDLASRQMGI, translated from the coding sequence GTGTACGATATCGATGCCACCCGTATGGCCAGCCCTTTCTACGGAGAGAGCCACCGGCAGTGGCGCAACCAATTGCGCCGTTTTGTCGAGCGGGAAATCCAGCCCCACATCACCTGCTGGGACGAGCAGGGCCTGCTGCCGGAGACACTCTGGGAAAAGGCTGCCGAAGTGGGCCTGCTGCAAATGGGCTACCCCGAGTGCTATGGCGGTACTGAGACGGATGCCTTTCATATGATTGTTGCCGCCGAGGAACTGGCGCGCACCGGTGCAGGTGGTCTCTATGCCAGCCTGATGGTACATGGTATCGCCCTGCCCCCCCTGCTGCACTATGGCAGCGATGCCCTGAAAGACGCGGTGATACCGGCGGTACTGCGCGGCGAAAGACAAATCTCCCTGGCTGTCACCGAACCCGGTGCCGGCTCTGACGTGGCCAATCTCCAATGCCGCGCGGTGCGCGATGGCGACAGCTACATTGTAAACGGGGAAAAAACCTATATTACCGGTGGTATGCGGGCCCACTGGTTTACTACTGCCGTGCGCACCGGCGGCGAGGGTTTTGACGGTATCTCCCTGTTGCTGATACCGGCGAACGCACAGGGGGTCAGCCGGCAGCTACTGGACAAAAAGCAGGGCTGGTGGTGCTCAGATACCGCCAGTATCTTCTTTGACCAGGTCCGCGTGCCCGCGGACAATAGAATCGGCGTTGAAAACCACGGCTTCCTGCCCATAGTGCACAATTTCAACCATGAACGTCTGGGTATCGCCGCTTCCTGTGTGGAATACAGCCGTGTCTGCCTGCAGGATGCGATCGAATGGGCCCAGGCCCGGGAGACTTTCGGTAAATGCCTCGCCAGTCACCAGGTGATCCGCCACAAGTTCGCACAGATGCTGCAACGCATCAATGCCACCCAGGCCTATCTGGACCTCTGTGCCTGGGCTGAACAGCAACAGCAACTCAAAGTGGCTGAAGTCGCTCTGCTCAAGGTTCAGGCCACAGAAACCCTCGAGTACTGTGCCCGGGAAGCCATGCAGGTGCTCGGCGGCGCCGGCTATATGCGCGGTGGTCGGGTTGAGCGCATCTATCGAGAGGTACGGGTCAATGCAATCGGGGGTGGCTCTGAGGAAATCATGCGGGATTTGGCTTCCAGGCAGATGGGGATTTAG
- a CDS encoding acyl-CoA dehydrogenase family protein: MILSEQHRELQRTVEHFVEQEINPHVEAWEKAGSFPIRDIFRQLGDLGLLGISKSSDYGGLGLDFSYETVFLEALGGAHCGGVPLAISVQTAMCTPALANFASDDLRRQFLIPAIRGEMVGAIAVSESGAGSDVAAIKTTAKNDGGDYLVNGNKMWITNAPCADFFCTLVNTSEGKAHKNKSLLIIPAKTPGLRIGKKLEKLGMRSSETAPVFFDNVRVPKHFRIGDEGSGFLLQMLQFQEERLAGAALTLKGLENCISSTIEYVRERHAFTARLLDNQTVHFALAEMQSEVECLRALTWRAVEAYVAGEDVTTLASMAKLKAGRLSRTIPDQCLQFWGGMGYIEETSINRAYRDSRLTAIGGGADEVMLGIICKLMGILPGKRKSGE; this comes from the coding sequence ATGATACTCAGCGAACAACACCGGGAATTACAGCGTACGGTAGAGCATTTTGTAGAGCAGGAAATCAACCCCCATGTAGAGGCGTGGGAAAAAGCCGGCAGCTTTCCCATTCGCGATATCTTCAGGCAGCTGGGAGATTTGGGCCTGCTGGGCATCAGCAAGTCCAGCGATTACGGCGGCCTCGGGCTCGACTTCAGCTATGAAACCGTTTTTCTGGAAGCCCTGGGCGGTGCCCATTGCGGTGGTGTGCCCCTGGCCATTTCGGTGCAGACTGCCATGTGCACCCCGGCACTGGCAAACTTTGCCAGCGACGACCTGCGCCGGCAATTCCTGATCCCGGCGATTCGCGGGGAGATGGTCGGCGCCATCGCCGTATCCGAATCCGGTGCCGGCTCGGATGTGGCCGCCATCAAGACTACGGCAAAAAATGATGGTGGCGATTATCTGGTCAACGGCAACAAGATGTGGATCACCAACGCACCCTGCGCCGACTTTTTCTGCACCCTGGTCAACACCAGTGAAGGCAAGGCCCACAAGAACAAATCCCTGCTGATTATTCCCGCCAAAACACCGGGACTGCGCATCGGGAAAAAACTGGAGAAGCTGGGGATGCGCTCCTCGGAAACCGCACCGGTATTTTTTGACAATGTGCGGGTTCCCAAACACTTCCGTATCGGCGACGAGGGGTCCGGCTTTCTGTTGCAGATGCTGCAATTCCAGGAGGAGCGTCTCGCCGGTGCCGCCCTGACCCTGAAGGGCCTGGAAAATTGTATCAGCAGTACCATTGAGTACGTGCGCGAGCGCCACGCTTTCACGGCACGGCTGCTCGACAATCAGACCGTGCACTTTGCCTTGGCGGAAATGCAATCCGAAGTGGAGTGTCTGCGGGCACTCACCTGGCGTGCGGTAGAAGCCTATGTGGCGGGTGAGGATGTCACTACGCTGGCCTCCATGGCAAAGCTCAAAGCGGGCCGCTTGTCCCGCACCATTCCCGATCAATGCCTGCAGTTCTGGGGTGGCATGGGCTATATCGAGGAAACCAGCATCAACCGTGCCTACCGCGATAGCCGTCTCACTGCCATCGGTGGCGGCGCCGATGAAGTAATGCTCGGTATTATCTGCAAGTTGATGGGCATCCTGCCCGGCAAACGCAAGTCCGGCGAATAG
- the infA gene encoding translation initiation factor IF-1, with protein MAKDDYIEMEGEVIDTLPNTTFRVKLENGHVIIAHISGKMRKNYIRILTGDKVKVELTPYDLSKGRITYRAR; from the coding sequence ATGGCAAAAGACGATTATATTGAAATGGAAGGCGAGGTGATTGACACTCTGCCGAATACCACCTTCCGCGTGAAGCTGGAAAACGGACATGTGATCATCGCACATATCTCGGGGAAAATGCGCAAAAACTATATTCGCATCCTCACCGGTGACAAGGTCAAGGTGGAACTGACCCCCTACGATCTGAGCAAGGGGCGTATCACCTACCGGGCGCGCTAA